Below is a genomic region from Flavobacterium ginsengisoli.
TCGAAAACTTCGGATTAATGGAAGAAGGAAAAGCAATGAGAGATGCTGTAAACAAAGCTTTAGAAGCTGGAGTAGTTACAGAAGATTTAGCTAATGGCGGAAAAGCATACGGTACTAAAGAAGTTGGTGACTGGTTAGTCGCTAACATATAGTTTATTTTTGTTTCAGGTTGCACCTTCAAGCAATCTGAAACTTGAAACATTAAAAAGAGGGATTAACTTTCGTTAATCCCTCTTTTTAATTTAAATTGTTGACAGGAACAAAGTTTCCTCCTTGTGTTATTGGAATTTTATAAAAAACTCCTTCAGAAAAATACATTGTTTGTTTTTCGGCACCAGAATCGGCATTAACTGCTGTAAATTTAAAGGTCCCCGAAATGGTATTCT
It encodes:
- a CDS encoding DUF6252 family protein; the encoded protein is MLAAKATYKNTYKGQEAEFTTSIGKGNGQIIVTEYNTVENTISGTFKFTAVNADSGAEKQTMYFSEGVFYKIPITQGGNFVPVNNLN